TGACTCCCCCATAAGCGACAAATGCGGGGCGACTTGTTGCAATCTAGTGTAAATACAGGGTTTGAAAAATTCCCAATAAACCCATGACGCTGTGGATGAAGCAATGTTAAATGCAGGCTCAACTTCAGAAATTTAATGCCCCATTCATCTGGTGCCCACTACTAGGTCTTGCTCAAACTctggtaattaaaaaaaatcatggcaTGTTTAGccttgctcacaagataacatctcacaacttatacacatGTACATAAAATTAGCCTGCAGGCATACAGGACACTTAGGATTGAAATTGAGAACCTCACCTGCACGCTCCCCTTTTAACGCATCCCAGACGTTGCAGTTAAAGTCATCATAGCCGGCCAGCAGGAGGCGGCCGCTCTTGGAGAAGGCCACAGAAGTGATGCCACAGATAATACTGTCGTGAGAGTACATCATAAGCTCCTGGTCAGCGCGCAGGTCGAACAGCCTGCAGGTGGCGTCGTCTGAACCGGTGGCGAAGGCATTCCCATTCGGGAAAAACTACAAGACCAGAAGAGTTAGGTTCACTACAAGGAATGAATGGGCACTGTGAGTGAATCAGAACAGCTCGTACACTGAATGAACaggacactcacacacacagcgttGATGTCCGAGATGTGGCCGATAAACGTCTGCCTGCACATGCCATCTCTAATATCCCACAGTTTGGTCGAAGCGTCACAGGCTCCAGAAACGAATGTCTTGTTGTCGGGACTGAGGGACAGACTCATCACATCCCCACTGTGGCCTGTGAAGGCGATGGTCTGCTGGCCTGTTTCAATGTCCCACAATGCACTAGAGAGCAAAAGTTGTCaatcactatacagctctggaaaaaattaagggagtttctgaatcaatttctctgattctgctatttataggtaaatgtttgagtaaaattatcatcattgttttattctataaactacagacaattttTGGACCaatgacatgttctcctccaccagtcttacacactgcttttggataacttaaaaattaaaaaacaacttaagcagtttagcttagtttgatggcttgcgatcatttATATTTCTCttaataatattccagaggttttcaatttcagaTTTACATTATTATGCCAAAGAttgaaaaacaacaataataaacacagaaagcAAAACTCAAAATTTTACTCAACTCACCATGTGGTGTCTCCAGAGCTGGTGACTATCTGGTTGTCACTGAGAAAGCGGCAGCAAGACAAATACCCTACAGACAAAAGATTATGGATACAAATTGAGTTTACCAGAAAGTTACCTGAGCAATGCCATAGAATAACCATTTTGGGTTTCATAAATAAGTATGTTATGTGGGAAAAATAAGAAGACTTGCTTATTCATTGCTTCTTCTGAAGAATCATAATTAGTATGTTTTTAGAGGCATAAAAAATTAAAAGGTATTTGCACATCTGCTCCAAGAAGGGGTGCAGCTTAGAGTAGCTGAAAGCAGGCATTTGACCATATACTGTATCTTTACCTGTGTGACCAGGGAGCTCTCTGGTGACCCTGACGTTGCCCTCACGGGTTTTCAGACTATAGATGGAGCAGATGTTGTCCAGACCTCCGCAGGCCACGTAGTTGCCCAAGGGAGCGTAGGCACATGTCATTACCCAGGACGAGCGCAGCGGGATGGCGTGCATCTGAGGATggaaacagacagaaaaattAAACATCACTTCTAATCTAGTTGCTTAAACTTTATAAAGTTACAGGTATTGCCACTAATATAAATAGAGTGATTTAAAACTGACAAAAACATAGTACATTCTACAATATTATTACAGgagcaaaaaaatacaaaaatgaaacaACTCCCATGCAATGCTTTAAGTGGCAAAAACGTAGATCAAAAGTTACATCCAATCTGAAACAAGTATATCTAGACATTACATTACCTTATTTGTTGTGTAGCTGTCCCATATGATTAATTTGCCATCTTGGGAGGCGCTGACAAGCAGCCTAAACCCAGAAGCAAAATGACAATTCAGAAAATCAGACAGACACGCAGAACTGACAGTATAATCCATGTGCATTAACTGCAAATATAAAcagataatgaataaataatttttacacaattaacaaataaaattactCTCAATGGTCTAGCAAGACTAGCGTTTCCCACCCAAGCACCCATAAATCCACCCCCACACACAGTTCCCagctcacacacactgcaggaaATTAAGATTCATTTCAACAGGAAACAGGGTGGTGCCCATTTGAAACCATTATAAATGGACACTGGAAGAAAAGTGCATTCTCAGCCAGTAGGGAAGTGGCTGGGAAAAGACCAAAATCTTTTAgagcaggggttcttaacctttttaaTTGTGCAACTATTGTTTGCTTTATTCATTCTaagttcagtaaagatggtggttgaAGTTTGTTGTTTATCATTGTTTAAACGAACTTTAAGAGTTACAGCCACATACACAGTGTAGCATCACCCtcgctacccccccccccccccccccccccccaggaaCAGTGTCAGGACCCCCTAGGTTAAGAACCTTGTTTCAGAGTAAACCGGCACAGCAACAAACAAACCTTGAGTCACTGCCCCAGTGCATGGCATAGATTTTGGCTAAATGACCCCGAAGTGTGCGTCTTGTCCTCAACTGTATCCGTCCAGCTGAGTCCAGACCTGCTGTGATCTGGCAGACAAGCAAAATCACAAGATACATTACTGCGTCACAGACATACACCAGTCAGCACAGTCATTGGGTATTAAAGAGAATATTCTAAAGAGAATGTTAATTTCTTATGAACTAATTCAGTTGTTTTTTATAGCCAAATTGTGTGTATAAATActtgtataaatgttttttttttttactcgctTTGTCTTTATGTATTTAGGCACTAAAGCCCATAGATTCTCTTCTTTACATCTACTGCAGTTCACCTCACCCATGTCATCATGATAACCCAAAGTCTCAAATTAAGCCAATTCTACACCACATGTTCTCAACATACCTGTGAAAGAGTCGAGTCACTACAAGCCTTTCTGGCATCCTGTTCAGATCATATaagatacacataaaaaaaaaaaaaacatcatatgaAACAGGTGCTGACAGAAATTATACCACATGTACCACCAATATAACAATGCATACAACATACACTACATCAAATATTTGTGACCCTGCTAATACATGCATTTAGCCATGTTAAGCttcactcattgctgacacagatgtgcaaataaacACATAGCTTGCCTAGTCCTTGTAGAGAAATTCTGCCAAAAGAACAGAACAATTCCTAACATTCCTAATGCCAGATATGGGCCAGAGGGGCATAAGCTTGTAGTAAATCTTATCAGGACAGTAAAGACAATTTCTTCAATACAAGCAAGATAGTCTATTTTAATGTCCTTGACTTCAGAAGATACAATGACGGAAAGCATGTGTTCATCAGTCAATACTTATGATGTATTGTCTGTCTTTTTCTCCATTTTACAAGGATAGTGTGTCTACTCTGTTTTAGGTGTTCTTATTTACCCGGATTTGATGGCGTAGCTGCTCGGCCTCCTGCCGTAACTGTTCCAGTTCACTCATCGTCCCACTGTGATACACCACTCACACCAGCGGACGAGAAGACCAGCTGGGACCtgcaacacagacagacagatagccaTTAGATAGCACTCCAATTAAGACGCAGGAGCTTTATGGGACAACTCAGCAGCCCTCTGAACTGAGGACGATACTCAGACAGGGTCAACAAAAGGGACACTGAAGACTGGCAGGCCATTGTCCTCTGTGTGTTTGCGCAACTTGGCACAGGCTCACCGAGAACAATCCTACCATACCAATGCAACTTTCAGAATAACAGAGCAACTCTTTAGTGCATGCGTTAACATTGGGGTGTTAAGTGTATTTGTGCGATACATTGTATTGGTTCAATTGCATCATATAATTTCTTACATGGCGTCAAATATCTATAGTTTTATTAAAACAcaggcactctaaactccctagGTTTCGCCaaaaaatccataattcctgctatttatttatttaggagtattttatcctcttctatatcgtgataatattgtaaaATTAGATGCCTTGTGATTCCCATCTTTGTTTCACAGTGTTTCAAATGTCTGTGGACATACCTTCTAATGACAGCATAATGACCATAATGCAACTGCACACATACAGAGAGCTGGGCTAGTACTGCAAATACAACAGGACTTGCATAGGATGCACTTTATTGTGGTACATTTTTTGTTatgttaaataatttattttgctattttatttttattttataaaaaaatattgtaagttACTGTAGTTTACAAAGTAGAcaagcttttttttgtttctactgaaataaataaaatatttgagttGTCATATTACCAAGAACATATCACCCTGAAAtttctgatattattttaggggcatattGCCCATATTTGcaaacatttattaattattgtgaacaatattatatcctgaaacatcatgccatattacccacccctaattatcacatcagggtactgctttttttgctgtttttagtaaaagaaaaaaaattcacactgctctCGTTTCtcattataaatctactagagacagattatatctgtccagtattgtttattttactttaatcctgtatatatggagatattggagttcattattagtatcatgacattctgttacaaatctgataaaatttttgtattttttaatatctcagttagtggtgtgctatatcatatcgtatgcaataataacattttatttgcattttgttgcagtagtgtattcttgaatttttttttctattcattttgtcatatcaccaagagtaccgttatcataaaaataccatgaaata
The DNA window shown above is from Astyanax mexicanus isolate ESR-SI-001 chromosome 16, AstMex3_surface, whole genome shotgun sequence and carries:
- the gnb4b gene encoding guanine nucleotide binding protein (G protein), beta polypeptide 4b; its protein translation is MSELEQLRQEAEQLRHQIRDARKACSDSTLSQITAGLDSAGRIQLRTRRTLRGHLAKIYAMHWGSDSRLLVSASQDGKLIIWDSYTTNKMHAIPLRSSWVMTCAYAPLGNYVACGGLDNICSIYSLKTREGNVRVTRELPGHTGYLSCCRFLSDNQIVTSSGDTTCALWDIETGQQTIAFTGHSGDVMSLSLSPDNKTFVSGACDASTKLWDIRDGMCRQTFIGHISDINAVCFFPNGNAFATGSDDATCRLFDLRADQELMMYSHDSIICGITSVAFSKSGRLLLAGYDDFNCNVWDALKGERAGVLAGHDNRVSCLGVTDDGMAVATGSWDSFLRIWN